A window of the Nocardia sp. NBC_01329 genome harbors these coding sequences:
- a CDS encoding vWA domain-containing protein, with protein sequence MQFSSRALGAIAAAVIGLVPAAAPAVAQQSPQQGTEYAPTMLVLDASGSMLAPDPSGGTKMDAAKNAVRSFVAAAPSTAEVGLTAYGTATGSSDAEQAAGCQDVNVLHPARTIDKPALTAATDGIVPRGYTPIGTSLRAAAAALPQEGPRSIVLVSDGLDTCAPPDPCDVARELSAQGAELVVHAIGFGVDDPSRAQLTCIAQSTGGTYTDAVDGKTLEQVLPRVSAAALRTYAAVGTPITGTPGYQEAPVAAPGQYLDVLERKNPQYYAVDVPEGATAYFTGTVSFPRHDDSVTSVDRLDLRVYGADGQDCHSEESQLATRTGDGVALTVGSVWNGAAKPSSGGADADACTGGGRYYFALEWGEASDKAPAQLPVELSVGVEQAVTDPGPTAAPAVEFTAPGSTTVPIVGGGSFNVAAELPGTGRYTDTMQRGEYVFYRVKLDWGQGLAYRVRFGATPERGSEYTSNIATKLYNPYRAEIDSDTMAYTGSEQTLPSDDSALATAPIRYLNREAADAGVAGQAVAGWYSIAVKLSPTEKVAPVPIELEVDIVGTPESGPRYTNDSASDATFGENSHPLASEEASDQSDGISTVVGIAVGIIAVVLVVAVTTVVLVSRRRRR encoded by the coding sequence GTGCAGTTTTCGAGCCGAGCCCTCGGGGCGATAGCCGCGGCGGTGATCGGCCTTGTACCGGCCGCAGCGCCCGCGGTCGCGCAGCAATCGCCACAGCAGGGAACCGAGTACGCGCCGACGATGCTGGTGCTGGACGCGTCGGGGTCGATGCTGGCGCCCGACCCCAGCGGCGGCACCAAGATGGACGCGGCGAAGAACGCCGTCCGCAGTTTCGTCGCCGCGGCGCCGAGCACGGCGGAGGTCGGCCTCACGGCGTACGGAACGGCCACCGGGTCCTCGGACGCGGAGCAGGCCGCGGGCTGCCAGGACGTCAACGTGCTGCACCCGGCTCGGACCATCGACAAACCGGCGTTGACCGCGGCGACGGATGGGATCGTGCCACGCGGCTACACCCCCATCGGCACCTCGTTGCGAGCCGCGGCCGCGGCGCTGCCGCAGGAAGGTCCACGCTCGATCGTGCTGGTCTCCGACGGACTCGACACCTGCGCGCCACCGGACCCCTGTGATGTCGCGCGCGAGCTCAGCGCACAGGGCGCCGAGCTCGTCGTGCACGCGATCGGGTTCGGCGTCGACGATCCGTCCCGGGCACAGTTGACCTGTATCGCCCAGAGCACCGGCGGCACCTATACCGACGCTGTGGACGGTAAGACCCTCGAACAGGTACTGCCCCGGGTCAGCGCCGCAGCCCTGCGCACCTACGCCGCGGTCGGTACCCCGATCACGGGCACACCGGGGTACCAGGAGGCGCCGGTGGCCGCCCCCGGGCAGTACCTGGATGTGCTCGAGCGGAAGAACCCGCAGTACTACGCCGTCGACGTACCCGAGGGTGCGACCGCGTATTTCACCGGGACGGTCTCGTTCCCACGTCACGACGATTCCGTCACCTCTGTCGACAGGCTCGATCTCCGGGTCTACGGCGCCGACGGCCAGGATTGCCACAGCGAAGAGAGTCAGTTGGCCACCAGGACCGGCGACGGAGTCGCACTGACGGTCGGAAGTGTCTGGAATGGCGCGGCGAAGCCGAGTTCCGGTGGCGCGGACGCCGACGCGTGCACGGGTGGTGGCCGCTACTATTTCGCGCTGGAATGGGGCGAGGCCTCGGACAAGGCACCGGCACAGCTACCGGTCGAGCTGTCGGTGGGTGTGGAGCAGGCGGTCACCGATCCCGGTCCCACTGCCGCGCCCGCGGTGGAGTTCACCGCACCCGGCAGCACCACCGTGCCGATCGTCGGCGGCGGATCGTTCAATGTCGCCGCCGAGCTGCCCGGGACCGGACGCTACACCGACACCATGCAACGCGGTGAGTACGTGTTCTACCGGGTGAAACTCGACTGGGGCCAGGGCCTGGCCTACCGGGTACGGTTCGGCGCGACCCCGGAGCGCGGCAGCGAATACACCTCGAATATCGCCACCAAGCTCTACAACCCGTACCGGGCCGAAATCGACTCCGACACCATGGCCTATACCGGCAGCGAACAAACGCTGCCGTCCGACGACTCGGCGCTCGCGACCGCCCCGATCCGGTATCTCAACCGGGAAGCCGCCGACGCCGGGGTCGCCGGGCAGGCCGTGGCGGGCTGGTACTCCATCGCGGTCAAGCTGAGTCCGACGGAAAAGGTCGCGCCGGTGCCCATCGAACTGGAAGTCGATATCGTCGGCACACCGGAGTCCGGACCGCGTTACACAAATGATTCCGCGAGCGACGCGACCTTCGGCGAGAATTCCCACCCCCTTGCCTCCGAGGAGGCGAGCGATCAGTCCGACGGCATTTCGACGGTCGTCGGGATCGCCGTGGGGATCATCGCCGTCGTCCTCGTCGTCGCGGTGACGACGGTTGTCCTCGTGAGCCGCCGCCGCAGGCGCTGA
- the rpsP gene encoding 30S ribosomal protein S16, with amino-acid sequence MAVRIKLTRMGKIRNPQYRVVVADARTRRDGRAIESIGKYHPKEEPSLIEIDSERAQYWLGVGAQPTEPVQRLLEITGDWQKFKGLPGTEGTLKVAAPKPSKLDLFNAALAAADNEPTAEAVTPKKKAKKDKEEDAAEATESAEAAE; translated from the coding sequence ATGGCTGTTCGCATCAAGCTCACCCGTATGGGCAAGATCCGCAACCCGCAGTACCGCGTCGTCGTCGCGGACGCCCGGACCCGCCGTGACGGCCGGGCCATCGAGTCCATCGGCAAGTACCACCCCAAGGAAGAGCCCTCGCTGATCGAGATCGACTCGGAGCGGGCGCAGTACTGGCTGGGTGTCGGCGCGCAGCCGACCGAACCGGTACAGCGGCTCCTGGAGATCACCGGCGACTGGCAGAAGTTCAAGGGCCTGCCGGGCACCGAGGGCACCCTGAAGGTCGCCGCGCCCAAGCCGTCCAAGCTCGACCTGTTCAACGCCGCGCTGGCCGCCGCCGACAACGAGCCGACCGCCGAAGCCGTGACTCCCAAGAAGAAGGCCAAGAAGGACAAGGAAGAGGACGCCGCCGAGGCGACCGAGTCCGCTGAGGCCGCCGAGTAA
- a CDS encoding RNA-binding protein — MSVLVADAVEHLVRGIVANPDDVRVELITGRRGRTVEVHVHPDDLGKVIGRGGRTATALRTLVAGIGGRGIRVDVVDTDQ, encoded by the coding sequence ATGAGTGTCCTCGTCGCCGATGCCGTGGAACATCTGGTTCGCGGTATCGTCGCCAATCCCGATGACGTCCGTGTCGAGCTGATCACCGGTCGCCGCGGGCGCACCGTCGAGGTGCACGTCCACCCCGATGATCTGGGTAAGGTCATCGGCCGGGGCGGCCGCACCGCGACCGCCCTGCGCACCCTCGTCGCCGGCATCGGCGGCCGGGGTATCCGGGTCGACGTGGTCGACACCGACCAGTAG
- the rimM gene encoding ribosome maturation factor RimM (Essential for efficient processing of 16S rRNA) → MELVVGRVARSHGVRGELVVEVRTDEPEARFAPGAVLRGRAARASSSEVRDFTVESAREHSGRLLVQLAGVTDRSAADALRGTLFLVDSADLGPSEDPDEYYDHELEGLRVQLTDGTVVGTVTEVLHSAAGELLSVRAAEDGRDILVPFVTAMVPTVSIADRLIVIDPPEGLLDPE, encoded by the coding sequence ATGGAACTCGTCGTGGGCCGGGTCGCCCGCTCGCACGGTGTGCGGGGCGAACTGGTCGTCGAGGTACGCACCGATGAACCGGAGGCGCGTTTCGCGCCCGGCGCTGTCCTGCGCGGGCGCGCCGCACGCGCATCGTCCTCGGAGGTCCGCGATTTCACGGTGGAGTCGGCCCGGGAACATTCGGGCCGGCTCCTGGTGCAACTGGCGGGGGTGACCGACCGAAGCGCCGCCGATGCGCTGCGGGGCACGCTGTTCCTGGTGGACAGTGCGGACCTCGGGCCGTCGGAGGACCCGGACGAGTACTACGACCACGAACTCGAGGGGCTGCGGGTACAGCTCACCGACGGGACCGTGGTCGGTACCGTCACCGAGGTGCTGCATTCGGCGGCCGGTGAACTGCTCTCGGTCCGGGCCGCCGAGGACGGACGGGATATCCTCGTGCCGTTCGTCACCGCTATGGTTCCCACGGTTTCGATCGCCGATCGGCTGATCGTGATCGACCCGCCCGAAGGCCTGCTGGATCCGGAATGA
- the trmD gene encoding tRNA (guanosine(37)-N1)-methyltransferase TrmD, which produces MRIDVVTIFPEYLEPLRTALLGKAIDKGIVSVDVHDLRRWTHDVHKSVDDSPYGGGPGMVMKPAVWGDALDEVCPGDALLVVPTPAGVPFTQETAQRWAGEEHLVFACGRYEGVDQRVFDDAARRVRVEEVSIGDYVLIGGEAAVLVMTEAIVRLIPGVLGNRQSHEQDSFSDGLLEGPSYTRPVNWRGLDVPPILLSGDHARIAAWRREQSLIRTRERRPDLLPDADRP; this is translated from the coding sequence ATGAGGATCGACGTGGTCACCATCTTCCCGGAGTACCTGGAGCCGCTGCGCACCGCGCTGCTGGGCAAAGCCATCGACAAGGGCATCGTCTCGGTGGATGTCCACGATCTCCGGCGTTGGACCCATGATGTACACAAATCCGTCGACGATTCGCCCTACGGTGGTGGACCCGGCATGGTGATGAAACCCGCGGTGTGGGGTGACGCGCTCGACGAGGTGTGTCCGGGCGACGCTCTGCTCGTGGTGCCCACCCCGGCCGGTGTGCCTTTCACCCAGGAAACCGCGCAGCGGTGGGCCGGGGAAGAACACCTGGTGTTCGCCTGCGGCCGCTACGAAGGCGTCGATCAGCGCGTGTTCGACGATGCGGCGCGCCGGGTTCGCGTCGAAGAGGTCAGCATCGGCGACTATGTGCTGATCGGCGGCGAGGCGGCCGTGCTCGTGATGACCGAGGCGATCGTCCGGTTGATCCCCGGTGTGCTCGGCAACCGGCAATCTCACGAACAGGATTCTTTCTCCGACGGGTTGCTCGAAGGACCCAGCTACACCCGCCCGGTGAACTGGCGGGGGCTCGACGTCCCGCCGATCCTGCTGTCCGGTGATCATGCCCGGATCGCGGCTTGGCGGCGGGAACAGTCCTTGATCCGTACCCGCGAACGGCGCCCGGATCTGCTTCCCGACGCGGATCGGCCTTAG